One genomic window of Methanosarcina acetivorans C2A includes the following:
- a CDS encoding tetratricopeptide repeat protein, giving the protein MANDFKKNPDRTGKEDRPDRAGKTGKKGAGKKGRTPKTGAGRADKSSETAYDRLKKALEPYQKTLETNPGDAAAWAGKGSVYLRHRMYKDSLKAYEKALGIEPENPAYLYEKGFVLLQLNREEDALQVFDRLLELKPDNDKAWNLKTSVLCRLGQHEKALEASEKALTSNPKLAGAWHAKGTVLADLGRYEESIRAYDSALKINPKLARAWEGKAFALCSLDRPVEAIIAYDSALQINPDNAKTWVGKALVHLKLGKYKKALEPCNKAISIKPDLAEAWYCKGMILAGLEKDDEALGAFERALRIRPDYPDARQARNSISSKLGIDFDEEEDEEETEEEKPEVGRSVWTRKEPTGEIVKRSRGQERERRGKGVKREERVRKGPGGEAKKSEWARKKLEGGGTDKGRGQEKKQGRKVVRKNLGKGGEKKK; this is encoded by the coding sequence ATGGCAAATGATTTTAAAAAAAATCCAGACAGGACAGGTAAGGAAGACAGGCCGGACAGAGCAGGTAAAACAGGAAAAAAAGGCGCAGGCAAGAAAGGCAGAACCCCTAAGACCGGTGCGGGCAGGGCAGACAAATCCAGTGAAACAGCATATGACCGCCTGAAAAAAGCCCTTGAGCCTTATCAAAAAACCCTGGAGACAAACCCTGGGGATGCAGCCGCCTGGGCAGGTAAAGGCTCGGTTTATCTGAGGCACAGGATGTATAAGGACTCCTTGAAAGCCTATGAAAAAGCTCTTGGTATCGAACCTGAAAATCCTGCCTACCTCTACGAAAAGGGTTTCGTGCTCCTTCAACTTAATAGGGAAGAAGATGCCCTGCAGGTGTTTGACAGGTTGCTTGAATTAAAGCCGGATAATGACAAGGCCTGGAACCTGAAAACCTCCGTCCTCTGCAGGCTCGGACAGCACGAAAAAGCTCTTGAAGCCTCTGAAAAAGCTCTTACTTCCAATCCCAAACTGGCAGGCGCCTGGCATGCAAAAGGCACTGTCCTGGCTGACCTCGGCAGATATGAGGAATCCATAAGAGCCTACGATTCCGCCCTCAAAATAAACCCCAAACTTGCCCGCGCCTGGGAAGGAAAAGCCTTTGCCCTTTGCAGCCTGGACCGGCCGGTTGAAGCTATAATAGCTTACGATTCCGCCCTCCAGATAAACCCTGACAATGCAAAAACCTGGGTCGGAAAGGCACTGGTCCACCTCAAGCTCGGTAAATATAAAAAAGCGCTTGAGCCCTGCAACAAGGCTATCTCAATAAAACCCGATTTAGCCGAAGCCTGGTACTGCAAGGGCATGATTCTTGCCGGTCTTGAAAAAGACGACGAAGCCCTCGGAGCCTTTGAAAGAGCCCTCCGGATCCGGCCGGACTATCCCGATGCCCGACAGGCAAGAAACTCCATAAGTTCCAAACTCGGAATCGACTTCGATGAAGAGGAAGACGAAGAGGAAACGGAAGAAGAAAAGCCGGAAGTAGGGAGGAGCGTCTGGACGAGAAAAGAGCCGACAGGTGAGATCGTGAAAAGAAGTCGGGGTCAGGAAAGAGAGCGGCGAGGAAAAGGAGTTAAAAGGGAAGAACGGGTAAGGAAAGGCCCTGGAGGAGAAGCTAAGAAGAGTGAATGGGCGAGGAAAAAGCTGGAAGGAGGGGGAACTGATAAAGGCCGAGGGCAGGAAAAAAAGCAAGGAAGAAAAGTGGTCAGGAAAAATCTTGGGAAAGGGGGAGAGAAAAAGAAGTGA
- a CDS encoding MBL fold metallo-hydrolase produces the protein MNELNIREADRLEITVLMDNYTDIFLIESTDVCRRPQIPFFPQMLFAEHGFSCLIKVWAGNEEHTVLMDAAVTPANLFNNAELLKADLGRIEAVALSHGHPDHFLGLVDLLKFVSKEQGKEVPLVLHPDAFLERRFNIPVIGHPVILPSLDEGDLKGAGADIIKSEKASPIANGLIHTTGEVERKIPFEKGFPWAEAKVDGKWLTDPFLDDQGLVIKLKGKGLVVISGCAHAGIINTVEYAKKMAGTDKVHAVLGGFHLTGRLFDPIIQPTIDEMKRISPDHIVPMHCTGWKAINRFAEEMPEQFILNSVGTTYVFGGNP, from the coding sequence ATGAATGAGCTGAATATTCGGGAAGCAGACCGACTGGAAATAACAGTCCTTATGGATAATTACACGGATATATTTCTAATAGAAAGCACCGACGTATGCAGACGACCACAGATACCTTTTTTTCCGCAGATGCTTTTTGCCGAACACGGCTTTTCGTGCCTGATCAAAGTATGGGCAGGGAATGAGGAGCACACCGTGTTGATGGATGCAGCAGTCACTCCAGCCAACCTATTTAATAACGCAGAGCTGTTGAAAGCTGATCTTGGCAGAATAGAAGCTGTTGCCCTCAGCCATGGGCATCCGGACCATTTTCTCGGGCTTGTTGACCTTTTGAAATTCGTAAGTAAAGAGCAGGGTAAAGAAGTTCCACTTGTTCTTCACCCCGATGCCTTTCTTGAACGCCGCTTTAATATTCCTGTAATCGGGCACCCTGTAATACTGCCCTCACTCGATGAAGGAGATCTGAAAGGAGCAGGAGCTGACATCATAAAGTCCGAAAAAGCGTCCCCTATTGCAAACGGCCTTATCCACACAACCGGAGAGGTCGAGCGCAAAATCCCCTTCGAAAAAGGTTTCCCCTGGGCTGAGGCAAAGGTTGACGGAAAATGGTTAACTGATCCCTTCCTGGATGATCAGGGACTTGTGATAAAATTGAAGGGTAAAGGGCTTGTTGTTATCAGCGGTTGCGCCCATGCAGGGATTATCAATACCGTAGAATATGCAAAAAAAATGGCTGGCACAGATAAGGTCCATGCAGTCCTGGGAGGTTTCCACCTGACCGGACGGCTCTTTGACCCTATTATCCAGCCTACTATAGATGAAATGAAAAGGATCTCCCCCGATCATATTGTGCCCATGCACTGCACAGGCTGGAAAGCAATAAACCGCTTTGCCGAAGAGATGCCGGAACAATTCATACTCAATTCGGTCGGCACAACCTATGTATTTGGCGGAAATCCCTGA
- a CDS encoding class I SAM-dependent methyltransferase — MTRSYFPSIFSHTSKPPLFEPGEPQFWDDPHISKSMLKAHLDQTHEGASRKTAEIEKTVSHLTGSGFLKTGDRVLDLGCGPGLYSSRLFMEGMQVTGIDISRRSIDYARTQAEKEQHDIDYVCTDFFNIEYEETFDVVLQVYGEICTFSEEKSDLLLNLIHRSLNDEGIFIFEVSTRVLRMREGLKNRWYVSEGGFWRPGRHLVLEEGFDYPENETWLNQYIVTDEDGTVRTYRLWLHDYSLETISLALEQSGFEVEQVWNSLLGEPYRKGGDWIAIAARKV; from the coding sequence ATGACCCGGAGCTACTTCCCCAGCATCTTCTCCCACACTTCAAAACCCCCTCTTTTCGAACCCGGGGAACCCCAATTCTGGGATGACCCGCATATCTCAAAGAGCATGCTCAAAGCCCACCTTGACCAGACCCATGAAGGGGCAAGCCGGAAAACTGCAGAAATCGAAAAAACGGTTAGCCACCTGACAGGTTCAGGTTTCCTGAAAACAGGAGACAGGGTACTCGACCTTGGCTGCGGCCCGGGTCTTTACAGCAGCAGGTTATTCATGGAAGGCATGCAGGTCACGGGAATCGATATATCCCGGAGGTCTATAGACTATGCCCGCACTCAGGCTGAAAAGGAGCAGCATGATATTGATTATGTTTGCACCGATTTTTTCAATATTGAGTATGAGGAAACCTTTGATGTCGTGCTTCAGGTCTACGGGGAAATCTGCACTTTTTCCGAGGAAAAAAGTGACCTGCTCCTGAACCTCATTCACAGGTCCTTGAATGACGAGGGGATTTTCATCTTTGAAGTGTCAACACGAGTGCTTCGAATGCGAGAGGGGCTCAAGAACAGGTGGTACGTCTCAGAAGGTGGATTCTGGAGGCCAGGAAGGCACCTTGTGCTGGAAGAAGGATTCGATTACCCGGAAAATGAGACCTGGCTGAACCAGTATATCGTCACCGACGAAGATGGAACGGTAAGGACATACAGGCTCTGGTTGCATGATTATTCCCTTGAAACAATAAGCCTGGCGCTTGAGCAGAGCGGATTTGAAGTTGAGCAGGTATGGAACAGTCTTTTAGGAGAACCGTACAGAAAAGGTGGAGACTGGATAGCCATAGCTGCGAGGAAAGTGTAG
- a CDS encoding DUF2284 domain-containing protein yields the protein MPFQDVTPEELEFLVKKALELEAVDAKIIPTYQVFVEKRVVLKCRGCMGYGKKLTCPPHVPTVDEFREILKEYRYALLVKFRSPAVADEEIAKAPYKTWLDPEAPAETREKAGKFWGDYFDYSKKTLLSMLELEKAAFNEGFTFAVAFVNGSCRLCEKCNVEKGLCIHSNMARIPEHAVGINMKKTAEEAEMPLTFPIKGRPEPMSILLID from the coding sequence ATGCCGTTTCAAGATGTAACCCCCGAAGAACTTGAGTTCCTTGTGAAAAAAGCCCTTGAGCTGGAAGCTGTTGACGCAAAGATAATTCCCACCTATCAGGTCTTTGTGGAAAAAAGGGTTGTCTTAAAGTGCAGAGGCTGTATGGGGTACGGGAAAAAATTGACATGCCCGCCGCACGTCCCTACTGTTGATGAGTTTCGGGAAATACTTAAAGAGTACAGGTATGCCCTGCTTGTCAAGTTCCGTTCGCCTGCGGTTGCTGATGAGGAGATTGCAAAAGCCCCTTACAAGACCTGGCTTGACCCGGAAGCCCCTGCAGAAACAAGGGAAAAAGCAGGAAAGTTCTGGGGCGATTATTTCGACTACAGCAAAAAAACGCTGCTCTCAATGCTTGAGCTTGAAAAGGCAGCTTTTAACGAAGGTTTTACCTTTGCGGTTGCATTTGTTAACGGTTCATGCAGGCTCTGTGAAAAGTGCAACGTTGAAAAGGGACTCTGCATCCATTCAAACATGGCAAGGATTCCGGAACACGCTGTCGGGATCAATATGAAAAAGACGGCAGAAGAAGCTGAAATGCCTCTGACATTCCCTATCAAGGGACGGCCTGAACCCATGTCCATCCTTTTGATCGACTGA
- a CDS encoding TIGR00341 family protein produces MRIVQVLIPEGKRDSVLAVLDDEKIDYAVWDETGRGEFEALVQFPIPPIGVEPVMARLREAGISENAYTIVLSPETVVSSRLEALKKRYSGLRISREELIARAEDLAPATSTFYAFLVLSTIIATGGLLLNSAATIIGAMVVAPLMGPAISASVGTVINERELASRGIKLQVGGLLLAILVAALIGLLMKGTLLLPPDLDIRSIGQIAERTSPNFLSLFLALGSGLAGAISIMRGSGSTLVGVAIAVALVPPAATSGLGIAWGLYGVALTAGVLVLVNLLAINVSALILFWLSGFRPAEEKAVGHARAAVISRTAVLVVLIAILSIVLALVTYASFQTALVEQQVNQELEIMFEEPEYAEAGFILSGIINVDYKPGDILLEIIVDHIPTVPLQKKPVIVGFIVGYQAGEEIPPDIARIADERLKEATGKEVEVTVGFVVAQQTSY; encoded by the coding sequence ATGCGTATTGTTCAGGTGCTTATTCCGGAAGGGAAGCGGGATTCGGTTCTGGCTGTGCTTGACGACGAGAAAATCGACTATGCAGTCTGGGACGAAACAGGGAGAGGGGAATTCGAAGCCCTGGTCCAGTTCCCCATACCTCCGATCGGTGTCGAACCGGTGATGGCTAGGCTGCGTGAAGCGGGAATCAGCGAGAATGCGTACACAATCGTCCTGTCACCCGAGACGGTCGTTTCCTCACGTCTGGAGGCGTTGAAGAAACGTTATTCCGGACTTCGCATTTCCCGGGAAGAACTCATCGCACGTGCGGAAGACCTCGCACCCGCAACTTCCACTTTTTATGCTTTCCTTGTTTTAAGCACTATTATCGCTACAGGGGGGCTGCTGCTTAACTCTGCCGCAACAATCATAGGGGCAATGGTCGTTGCTCCGCTCATGGGCCCGGCAATCTCCGCCAGCGTCGGGACTGTCATCAATGAGAGAGAACTTGCCTCCCGTGGGATAAAACTACAGGTAGGAGGGCTCCTGCTTGCAATCCTGGTCGCTGCTTTGATAGGTTTACTCATGAAAGGAACGCTGCTTTTGCCTCCTGACCTCGATATCCGTAGCATAGGCCAGATTGCCGAGCGTACCAGCCCTAACTTCCTGTCCCTCTTCCTTGCACTGGGCTCAGGGCTTGCCGGCGCCATAAGCATTATGCGGGGCTCCGGGTCTACCCTCGTGGGGGTGGCAATTGCCGTTGCCCTCGTTCCTCCGGCTGCAACATCGGGGCTCGGGATTGCCTGGGGACTCTATGGTGTTGCGCTGACAGCGGGTGTACTGGTGCTCGTGAACCTGCTTGCCATCAACGTATCTGCCCTTATCCTGTTCTGGCTTTCAGGCTTTCGCCCTGCTGAGGAAAAGGCTGTTGGACATGCCCGCGCCGCAGTGATCTCACGCACCGCAGTCCTCGTCGTCTTAATCGCCATCCTCTCCATAGTTCTCGCCCTTGTCACTTACGCCTCCTTCCAGACCGCCCTTGTTGAACAGCAGGTTAACCAGGAACTGGAGATAATGTTTGAAGAACCCGAATATGCAGAAGCAGGATTTATACTGAGCGGGATCATAAATGTCGACTATAAACCCGGAGACATCCTGCTGGAAATAATCGTCGACCACATACCCACAGTACCCCTGCAGAAAAAGCCGGTCATTGTGGGTTTTATCGTGGGGTATCAAGCCGGGGAAGAAATTCCTCCGGATATTGCCAGAATAGCTGACGAGCGGCTGAAAGAAGCTACCGGTAAAGAGGTTGAAGTCACTGTAGGATTCGTCGTGGCCCAGCAGACATCATATTAA
- a CDS encoding glutamate decarboxylase produces MISRKMNLESLDESKKYRVGAYSARYVPKTKEKGIPKYEFPEEGMSPRAAYQLVHDEQSLDGNPFLNLASFVNTWMEPEADKLVMENISKNIIDIFEYPQTSRVIHHNMVNMLGRLFNGHHTDFVGTSTAGSSEAIMLGLLAHKWSWKKSGRGTDKPNIIFGNDAHVCWDKFARYFDVDTRKVPIDKDRRTITAEAVAERIDENTICVGCVLGTTFTGEIDPVKDINDLLLEYKEEKGWDIPIHIDAASGGFILPFTEPDFEWDFRLERVKSINVSGHKYGLTYPGLGWLIFRNKNALPEDLIFHVNYLGEMEDSYTLNFSGGSAMVAAQYYNFLRFGRAGYTGIMKKILAVSQDLAEKVDRLGRFEMLNKGERLPIIAFRQKEKTGYSLLQLSHKLREKGWIVPAYCLPENAADIEIMRIVVRENLTPDMASIIVEDLEKACQFLENGTEAGAEKPCPSGKDMAHIC; encoded by the coding sequence ATGATTTCAAGGAAAATGAATCTGGAAAGTTTGGATGAGTCGAAAAAATACCGTGTTGGCGCATATAGTGCCAGGTATGTCCCAAAAACAAAAGAAAAAGGAATTCCAAAGTATGAATTTCCTGAGGAGGGTATGAGCCCGAGAGCAGCTTATCAACTGGTACATGATGAGCAGAGCCTCGACGGCAATCCTTTCCTGAATCTGGCAAGTTTTGTCAACACATGGATGGAACCGGAAGCAGATAAGCTTGTCATGGAAAACATCAGCAAAAATATCATAGATATTTTCGAATATCCTCAAACTTCCAGAGTTATTCACCATAATATGGTGAATATGCTTGGACGCCTTTTTAATGGCCATCACACCGATTTTGTGGGCACTTCAACAGCTGGCTCTTCAGAAGCTATAATGCTGGGTTTGCTGGCTCATAAATGGAGCTGGAAAAAATCGGGGAGAGGTACGGATAAACCAAACATAATTTTCGGAAACGATGCTCACGTTTGCTGGGATAAGTTTGCCAGGTACTTTGATGTCGATACCAGAAAAGTTCCAATAGATAAAGATAGGCGTACAATTACAGCCGAAGCTGTCGCAGAAAGGATTGATGAGAACACCATCTGTGTCGGTTGCGTACTGGGAACGACTTTTACGGGAGAAATAGATCCTGTAAAAGACATCAACGATTTACTTCTGGAATATAAGGAAGAAAAGGGCTGGGATATACCCATCCATATCGATGCTGCAAGTGGAGGCTTCATATTACCTTTTACCGAACCGGATTTTGAGTGGGATTTCAGGCTGGAAAGAGTAAAATCCATAAACGTTTCAGGGCATAAGTACGGATTGACTTATCCGGGCCTTGGCTGGCTGATCTTCCGTAATAAAAATGCCCTCCCCGAAGACCTGATTTTCCATGTAAACTACCTTGGGGAAATGGAAGATTCGTACACCCTGAACTTTTCAGGAGGCAGTGCAATGGTCGCAGCCCAATATTACAATTTTTTAAGGTTCGGAAGAGCTGGCTATACCGGAATAATGAAAAAAATCCTTGCCGTTTCCCAGGATCTCGCCGAAAAGGTTGACAGGTTGGGACGTTTCGAAATGCTGAACAAAGGAGAAAGGCTCCCTATAATTGCTTTCCGACAAAAAGAGAAGACTGGCTATTCCCTGCTCCAGCTCTCGCACAAATTGAGGGAAAAGGGCTGGATAGTCCCCGCCTACTGTCTTCCGGAAAATGCGGCGGATATCGAGATAATGCGCATTGTCGTAAGAGAAAACTTAACTCCTGACATGGCATCAATTATAGTCGAAGACCTCGAAAAAGCCTGTCAATTCCTTGAAAATGGAACCGAAGCCGGGGCAGAAAAACCATGCCCGTCAGGAAAAGACATGGCTCATATTTGCTGA